The DNA segment GAATCACCTTTATTAGCGATGGCAATATTAAGCGCGATGATCGCCATTTTAGAAGTATCGTTATTTGGCTTTATGGGTCAATTGGTGGATTGGTTATCAACGCATGAGCCAGCAAACTTCATGGCAGAAGAACGTACTAACTTGATTGGGCTTAGTATACTGGTATTAGTGTTTATGCCATTACTGGTACTATTGCATTCGCTGATCATGCATCAGACATTGTTGGGTAATTACCCTATGTCTATTCGGTGGTTAGCACACCGCTATTTATTACGCCAAAGTGTGTCTTTTTTCCAAAGTGACTTTGCCGGACGTATTGCCACCAAAGTAATGCAAACTGCCTTGTCGGTACGTGAAACAGTGATGAAGTTACTGGATGTATTGGTCTATATCGCAGTGTATTTTATGGCGATGTTAGTCATGATCGGGCAAGCAGACATGCGCTTGATGCTGCCGATGCTAGCGTGGTTAATTGGTTTTATTGCTATCCAGTTATACTTTGTGCCGAAGCTTAAGAAGATCTCGACAGAACAAGCCAATGCCCGTTCAATGATGACAGGCCGGTTAGTGGATAGTTATACCAACATCACTACGGTTAAGTTGTTCTCGCATAACGCTCGCGAAATGGTGTATGCCGAAGAAGGCATGGATGAATTCCTGGTGACGGTACATAAACAGATGCGTTTGGTTACGGGGTTCACTTTCTGTGTCGAGTTATTAAATTACTTATTATTATTTGGTGTTGCAGCGATGTCGATCATGCTGTGGTTAGACGCAAGTTTAAGTGTCGGTATTATTGCGGTTGCGATCAGCTTGGCGTTACGTCTAAACAGTATGTCGAAGTGGATCATGTGGGAAATTGGTGGTCTGTTTGAAAATATGGGCACAGTGATCGATGGTATGAATACCTTAGCCAAACCGATCGAAATTGAAGATAAACCTAATGCTAAACGGCTGATTGTATCAGCAGGTGAAATCGAATTTGATAACATCAGTTTCCATTATGGCGAATCATCTGGGGTGATAGAGAAGTTAAATCTGAAGATTAAACCGGGTGAAAAAGTCGGTCTAGTTGGTCGCTCTGGGGCGGGTAAATCGACCTTGGTTAACTTGTTGATGCGCTTTCATGATGTGGAATCGGGATCAATTAAAATTGATGGTCAAAATATCAGTGATGTCCAGCAAGACAGTTTACGCGGTCAAATTGGGATGGTGACACAAGATACCTCATTATTACATCGTACCATTCGCGAAAATATTATGTATGGCAATCCTGATGCTAGCGAAGCACAGTTACTGCAAGCGACTAAGCAAGCCTGTGCCCATGAGTTCATTAGTACCTTGACGGACACCTTTGGTAACAAGGGTTATGATGCGCAAGTGGGTGAACGTGGGGTTAAATTGTCGGGTGGTCAACGTCAACGTATTGCCATTTCGCGGGTATTATTAAAAGATGCACCAATTCTGGTATTAGATGAAGCGACTTCAGCGTTAGATTCTGAAGTTGAATCGGCCATTCAAGAGAATTTAAATGAACTAATGGATGGTAAAACCGTGATTGCGATTGCGCATCGACTATCAACGATAGCGGCAATGGATCGTTTAATTATTCTCGATGAAGGTCGTGTAGTAGAGCAGGGTTCACACCAAGAGCTGCTTGCGAAAAACGGCATCTATGCCCAACTTTGGGCCCATCAAACCGGTGGTTTCATTGGTGAGAATGCTTAGTCAGCAGTCATTATACCCATCACAATAAATAGATGCAGCTCGCATATTATTCAATATACTGAGCTGTATATATATATCCAAGTTACTTCAAGATGTATCTTCATATCTAGGCCGATAACTGGCAGGCAACAGTCGGTATTATCACTGGTATTTTTGCCAAAGAAGCGGTGATTGGCACCTTGTGCTGCTATGGGCGCTTATGTACGTGAATTTGGTCGTCCATTTGCCTTTTGTCAATTACAGACCATCTTTTACCTTATATACTGAATACTAATCATTATTCAAAAGGTTAAATCAATGCAAATTACAGACTTAGCTGAGGAACAACAAATCCTCCCTGTGTTACGTCTTGGCTTCCGCCCATTCTTCTTAGCTGGTGCTTTGTTTAGCATGGTCGCGTTAGTATTGTGGGGGGCGATGTTATCGGGTTATATCACATTCCAACCTTATGGCGGTGGACTATGGTGGCATATTCATGAAATGTTATTTGGTTTTGGTTGCGCTATCGTTGCCGGTTTCTTGTTAACGGCGATTCAAAATTGGACCGGGATACGGGGTGTTTCTGGGGCGTCTTTACTTGGTTTATTTCTACTTTGGCTGGCAGGACGTGTTGTCTTACTGTTGCCAACACTACTCAATGATTACGTTATCATATTGATTGATTTAAGTTTTCTTCCTGCTGTTGCTTATATTTTAGGCAAACCTTTGTTTAAAATTAAACAGTATCGAAATTTATTTTTTGTCCCGTTATTAGTTTTATTTACGGTTGCCAACATCGAAATGCATTTGGCTAAATTAGGATTAGTGAATATTACAGTTAGCCAAGCGGCTTATGCTTCGGTAACCTTGATGGCCGTTTTAATGTCGGTGATGGCCGGTCGTGTGGTTCCTATGTTTACCGCCAACGGCACTAAAACTGCAAAAGTATTACCCTTGCCTTGGTTAGAAAAATTGGCGACAGGTAGTCTTGCCCTCATTACCGCATTGTTATTGCTTCAGCCCTTATTTACTGTGCCAGCATTTGTATTTGGGTCTTTATTTCTGCTCTCTGGTGGTTGCCAAGCAATACGTTGGTTCCGCTGGAAACCTTGGATTACCTTGGGTGTACCCCTATTATGGTCTATTCATGGTGCTATATTTTTCATCTGGGTGGGACTATTCACTGTGGGCATGAGTTACTTTATTGAGGTCCCATTTGTTAGTCATTTGTGGCATTTAATTACTGTTGGTGGCATGGGTGGATTAATTTTAGCGATGATATCTCGAGTTTCACTGGGTCATACAGGTCGTAAGCTGCAACAACCGAAAGCGATGTTTTGGGGCTTCTTGAGTATTTTTATCGCGGCAATTATACGCGTGATAGGCCCGATATTTTGGATGCAGTATTATATTACTTTCATCAATTTGAGCATCGTATTCTGGTTAATTGCGTTTGGATTGTTTGCATATCATTATGCGCCAATGTTGTTTAAAGCACGAGTGGATGGCCGCCCAGGTTAGAACTGTTTGACAGTTAAACGAGGTTTATATAGAGTGGCTTAATATACCTCTAAATGAAGTTAATTATGGATTTACTCCAATTTTACAAGTGCTTAGCGGATGACACTAGATTGAAAAGCCTATTGTTGATCCTGCATGAAACGGAATTATGCGTGTGTGAGTTAACACACGCATTAGCACAAAGCCAACCAAAGATATCGCGCCATCTCGCTCTGTTACGTCAAAAAAAACTTGTTATTGATCAACGACAGGGGCAGTGGGTGTATTATCACATTAATCCTGACATCCCTGATTGGGTGCAAAAAATATTGTCACTCACGTTAGCTAATAACCTTCAGTGCATTCAAGAGGAGCTGCAACGTTTGATGGAAATGCCATGTCGTCCCCCTCGCGCCATCTCATGTAATTAATGTCGTTAAATAGAACGCCTTGATGCTTTTATTTTAGATTATTTCTTTAAGTGTACCCCTGCTAGGCTAACTTTCTGTTTTGATTTTTTATTTAATGATAGTAACCATAATAAACCGGACTACCTGTCATATTACTGTGCTAGTATAGCAATAGCTCATAAACAGGGATGATTAATGAATAATATTAATAGCAGCGCACTTGATGTGTATTTCGATGAATTACAGCGGTTTAGCAAGTTATTGTCTAAACAGGAAGAATACGATACAGCGGTTGCTGCAGCCAATGGAGATAAAGCTGCACGAGATACGATGATCCAATCTAATCTTAGGTTGG comes from the Moritella yayanosii genome and includes:
- a CDS encoding NnrS family protein, translating into MQITDLAEEQQILPVLRLGFRPFFLAGALFSMVALVLWGAMLSGYITFQPYGGGLWWHIHEMLFGFGCAIVAGFLLTAIQNWTGIRGVSGASLLGLFLLWLAGRVVLLLPTLLNDYVIILIDLSFLPAVAYILGKPLFKIKQYRNLFFVPLLVLFTVANIEMHLAKLGLVNITVSQAAYASVTLMAVLMSVMAGRVVPMFTANGTKTAKVLPLPWLEKLATGSLALITALLLLQPLFTVPAFVFGSLFLLSGGCQAIRWFRWKPWITLGVPLLWSIHGAIFFIWVGLFTVGMSYFIEVPFVSHLWHLITVGGMGGLILAMISRVSLGHTGRKLQQPKAMFWGFLSIFIAAIIRVIGPIFWMQYYITFINLSIVFWLIAFGLFAYHYAPMLFKARVDGRPG
- a CDS encoding ABC transporter ATP-binding protein; translated protein: MFKFFEKWSLAFPKHQPEQPPQDLVAFCRYYTRGFESPLLAMAILSAMIAILEVSLFGFMGQLVDWLSTHEPANFMAEERTNLIGLSILVLVFMPLLVLLHSLIMHQTLLGNYPMSIRWLAHRYLLRQSVSFFQSDFAGRIATKVMQTALSVRETVMKLLDVLVYIAVYFMAMLVMIGQADMRLMLPMLAWLIGFIAIQLYFVPKLKKISTEQANARSMMTGRLVDSYTNITTVKLFSHNAREMVYAEEGMDEFLVTVHKQMRLVTGFTFCVELLNYLLLFGVAAMSIMLWLDASLSVGIIAVAISLALRLNSMSKWIMWEIGGLFENMGTVIDGMNTLAKPIEIEDKPNAKRLIVSAGEIEFDNISFHYGESSGVIEKLNLKIKPGEKVGLVGRSGAGKSTLVNLLMRFHDVESGSIKIDGQNISDVQQDSLRGQIGMVTQDTSLLHRTIRENIMYGNPDASEAQLLQATKQACAHEFISTLTDTFGNKGYDAQVGERGVKLSGGQRQRIAISRVLLKDAPILVLDEATSALDSEVESAIQENLNELMDGKTVIAIAHRLSTIAAMDRLIILDEGRVVEQGSHQELLAKNGIYAQLWAHQTGGFIGENA
- a CDS encoding metalloregulator ArsR/SmtB family transcription factor; the encoded protein is MDLLQFYKCLADDTRLKSLLLILHETELCVCELTHALAQSQPKISRHLALLRQKKLVIDQRQGQWVYYHINPDIPDWVQKILSLTLANNLQCIQEELQRLMEMPCRPPRAISCN